The DNA region GCACGACCGCCCGACGCATCGGCCGACTCACGCGCCAGTCGCCCGGCCAGTGCCGCCAGCGCCTGACCTTCGCGTGCGAAGCGCTCTTCGCCAATGTGAAACGGTACAACCGCGTAACTGTTGCTGGTAATGACCTGCGCGCCACTTTCGATATAAGCGGCGTGTACCGCACTGACCGCCTCAGGCGCTTCGCTTAATGCCAGCGCCGACCATTCAGGCTGACGAAACGGCGCACCGCGACGCTGTAGTTCGCGGCCCATGCCGCCATCGAGAATTACAGTTGTGCCCTGGGTCATATGTGATCTGCTTATATGTATATGAAAAAAACTCATTATGAGTCAGTCTTGTATACCGTATTTAATACGTCCCTTTAATCAAACTACAAACACTTTTTCAGGGGATATCTGTGAATTATCGCGCTCTGCTAGGCATTGGCCTGGTCACTCTGGCTGCCTCCACTCAAGCTCTGGCCGGCGCCACGCTGGATCGCGTGCAGAAAAACAAAGAGTTGGTCAACGTCCTGATGGAAAGTTACCCGCCCTTCTCTTTCCTGAATGACAAGAACGAACTGGACGGCTTCGACGTGGACGTCGCCAAGGCCGTGGCGCAGAAGCTAGGCGTCAAATTGCGCCTCGAAACGCCCTCCTGGGACGTGATCGCCGCAGGCCACTGGAGCGGCCGTTATGACATCTGCGTCTGCTCGATGACCCCAAGCAAGGCCCGCGCTGAAGTCTTCAACTTCCCGGTCGAGTACTACGCTTCGCCTGCGGTGATTGTGGTCAACGCAACAGACGACCGTATCCACTCGGCCAAGGACTTGAGCGGCAAGAAAGTCGGCCTGACCAGCGCCTCCAGTTACGAAAGTTACCTGAACAAGAACCTGGTCATCGACGGCGCGGAAGACAAGCCTTTGCAGTACCCGTTCGAAGACGTGCAGATCGCCCCGTATGACAACGATAACGTGGCCTTTCAGGACCTCGGTCTCGGCGCTGGCAAGCGGCTGGACGCTATCCTCACCAATCTGGTGACGGCAAAGCCGCGTCTGGATCAGGACAAGCGCTTCAAACTGGCCGGTGAGACGCTGTACGAAGAACCCAACTCGGTGGCCATCGAGAAAGACGATCCGGAATGGGACGCCAAGGTCCGCGAAGTCTTCGCTGAACTAAAGAAAGACGGCACCTTGAGCAAGTTGTCGCAAAAGTGGATCGGTGCTGATATCAGCAAATGACTTCTTTCCAGCCCCAACGCCCACCCGAGCAGGCCGATCAAGGCTTGCTCAAGCGAGTCTTCGGTTTCCGCACGCGGCTTTACCTGACCTGGCTGGTCATGTTTGTGCTGTTTGCCGGGTTTTTCCTGAGTTTCGATCTGAAGCTGTCGATCATTATCGACAAACTGCCCAACCTGATCGGCCTGCATCTGGCGCCCAACGGCTTTCTGCAGGGCGCGGCACTGACGTTGTTTGTGTCGGTGTGTTCGATTGCGGTTTCGGTGGTGCTGGGCTTTGTCACCGCGCTGGCGAGGCTCTCCAGCAGTGCTGTCGCATTCGGCATCGCCAGCTTTTACGCCTCGTTCTTTCGCGGTACGCCGTTACTGATCCAGATTCTGCTGATCTATCTGGGCTTGCCGCAGGTGGGTATTGTGCCGGGTGCGATCATGGCGGGGGTTATTGCCTTGTCGCTCAACTACGGGGCCTATCTGAGCGAAATCTTCCGTGCCGGGATCATCGGCGTCGCGGCCGGGCAGCGTGAAGCAGCCCTGGCCCTGGCGCTGCGTCCGGCCCAGATCTTCTGGCGCGTCACCCTGCCCCAGGCCATGCGCACCATCATCCCGCCGACCACCAACCAGTTCATCTCCATGCTCAAGGACTCGTCACTGATCTCGGTGATGGGCGTCTGGGAAGTGATGTTTCTGGCCCAGTCCTATGGCCGGTCCAGCTACCGCTACATCGAAATGCTGACCACCGCAGCGGTGCTGTACTGGATCATGTCGATCGGGCTGGAGCTGTTGCAGTCGCGGCTGGAAAAGCATTACGGCAAGGCGTATCAGGCGCGGAAGTAGCTGCAGCGGTTCGTATTAAGCTCCGTGTGGGAATACGGCTCGATGTGCTGTGCAGCGTGGCTGTGTGACGCAGAGCGTCACGAAATGCATGCCAACGCGGAGCATTGGCACGATAGGCGTTCTCTTGTACGCCTCTCGTTCCTCACGCTCCGCGTGGGAATGCAGTTCCGGACGCTCTGCGTCCAGCTCTGGCACGATAGGTGTTCTCCTGCACGCCTCTCGTTCCTCACGCTCCGCGTGGGAATGCAGTTCCGGACGCTCTGCGTCCAGCTCTGGCACGATAGGTGTTCCCTTGCACGCCTCTCGTTCCTCACGCTCCGCGTGGGAATGCAGTTCCGGACGCTCTGCGTCCAGCTCTGGAACGATAGGTGTTCCCTTACACACCTCTCGTTCCTCACGCTCCGCGTGGGAATGCAGTTCCGGACGCTCTGCGTCCAGCCCTGATGACGCGGAGCATTGGCACGATAGTCAGCCGCGGGCTTTCTCGATCAGTTCGATGTACTCGTCGGCATTACGCTGATCCTTGATCAGGGCGATGAAGTCGTTGCCGTGCTCGTCCTTGCCATCGAAGTCATGGCCCGCTTCCTTGAAGAACACCAGAAAGCGCTCGAAATCGTTGATGCGCAGGCCACGGTAGGCCTTGATCAGTTTGTGCAGCGACGGCGAGGTAGCATCATACGGTTCGAAGTTGAGGAACAACTTGATCTGCTCATCGCCGATCTCATCCCCAATCAACTGCTTTTTGTCTTTACGCATTACAGGCTCCGGCTTGTCGCAGACACTTTAACGGGCGGGCAGTTTACCCCCCGGCGAGCGCAGGGCTCAACGCGCATGTGCAGTCGTATGCAGATCGGCCCAGATGTGGCCGTTGGCGTAGCTCAGGTACTGGCAATACACCTTCTCGTTGCGCAGCAGGTCAATCAGTATCCGGTACTGAGACAGCGGGTAATACAGCGTCAGCGTGCGGGATGCTTCATCGTAAGTCGGCTTCTTCAGGCTTTTGTTTTCGCCGCCATCAAAATGCACCAGCACCTGCGAGATCGACGCGCCTTTGTTCAGCGACTTGCCTTTGAGGCGCAGCGATAAAGGTGAGGTCACCGGGATGGGCTGCTGACTGGATTGCCTCTGATTACCGGCAACAATCGTGTACTCGGTCACCTGCATCAACTGTTGCTGCTCCGGCGCACCTTCGCGCAGGCTCAGGTCGTCAGGCGGCAGGTATTGCTCGTGCATGGGGCTGGCCGACACCGGCGCGGCCGGTGCCGCGAATGCCTGACCAGACAACAGCACCAACGCCAGAGCGCCGGAAATCGGTAACTTCATTGAGGGTTTCCAGATAATTGCGAATCGACGGCCGCGCTCTTTCAAGAAGAGGCGGCCGTCAGAATGCCTTACATCCCTTTGACCGCATAGATGCCAGCAGCATTGCGCCAGTAGCCTTTGTAGTCCATGCCGAAACCGAAGATGTAACGGTCGATACACGGCAAGCCCACATAGTCGGCTTTCAGGTCCGGGCGTGCCTTGCGGTCGTGATCCTTGTCAATCAGCACGGCGGTGTGTACAGCGCGGGCACCGGCGTGTTTGCAGAAATCGATGATAGCGCCCAGGGTGTGACCCTCATCGAGGATGTCGTCGATGATCAGCACGTCACGATCAATGAACGAGACTTCAGGCTTGGCTTTCCAGAACAGATCGCCGCCCGTGGTTTCATTGCGATAACGCGTCGCGTGCAGGTAAGACGCTTCCAGCGGGAAGTTCAGATGAGTCAGCAGTTTGCCCGAAAAAATCAGGCCGCCGTTCATCACGCAGAACACAACCGGGTTGCGATCTGCCAGTTCGGCATTGATCTGCGCACCGACGCGAGCGATGGCAGCATCAACTTGCGCCTCGGTATACAGGCAGTCAGCTTCGCGCATGATTTGACGGATATGCTCGAGATCAGCGGACATGACGCTCTCCAGGTAAGGCAGTTCAAGAAAAGCGGGCAAAGGTACGCATCCGTTCAAGCCAGAGCAAGCGATTCTGGACTAACGTTGCGAGTGTCTTCTAAAAGCCGCGAACGTCGAAGCTTCCAGCTGATACTGCACGCGCTTTAAGACAGTAACAGCTGAATAGATTAACCTAGGCCGATTTTTTGCCCCGCTGGAGCTTTTCCCCATGCCCATTCGTGAAATCCGTCATCCGCTGATCCGCCACAAGCTCGGCCTGATGCGCCGCGCCGACATCAGCACCAAGAATTTCCGTGAGCTGGCTCAGGAAGTCGGCGCGCTGCTGACGTATGAAGCAACGGCTGACCTTACGCTGGAAAACTACGATATCCAGGGTTGGGCCGGTACGGTGTCGGTCGAGAAAATCGCCGGCAAGAAAATTACCGTAGTGCCCATCCTGCGCGCCGGTATCGGCATGCTCGACGGCGTGCTCAGCCTGATTCCGGGCGCCAAGGTCAGTGCCGTG from Pseudomonas syringae includes:
- a CDS encoding ABC transporter substrate-binding protein encodes the protein MNYRALLGIGLVTLAASTQALAGATLDRVQKNKELVNVLMESYPPFSFLNDKNELDGFDVDVAKAVAQKLGVKLRLETPSWDVIAAGHWSGRYDICVCSMTPSKARAEVFNFPVEYYASPAVIVVNATDDRIHSAKDLSGKKVGLTSASSYESYLNKNLVIDGAEDKPLQYPFEDVQIAPYDNDNVAFQDLGLGAGKRLDAILTNLVTAKPRLDQDKRFKLAGETLYEEPNSVAIEKDDPEWDAKVREVFAELKKDGTLSKLSQKWIGADISK
- a CDS encoding amino acid ABC transporter permease, translating into MTSFQPQRPPEQADQGLLKRVFGFRTRLYLTWLVMFVLFAGFFLSFDLKLSIIIDKLPNLIGLHLAPNGFLQGAALTLFVSVCSIAVSVVLGFVTALARLSSSAVAFGIASFYASFFRGTPLLIQILLIYLGLPQVGIVPGAIMAGVIALSLNYGAYLSEIFRAGIIGVAAGQREAALALALRPAQIFWRVTLPQAMRTIIPPTTNQFISMLKDSSLISVMGVWEVMFLAQSYGRSSYRYIEMLTTAAVLYWIMSIGLELLQSRLEKHYGKAYQARK
- a CDS encoding PA4642 family protein — translated: MRKDKKQLIGDEIGDEQIKLFLNFEPYDATSPSLHKLIKAYRGLRINDFERFLVFFKEAGHDFDGKDEHGNDFIALIKDQRNADEYIELIEKARG
- a CDS encoding hypoxanthine-guanine phosphoribosyltransferase, which translates into the protein MSADLEHIRQIMREADCLYTEAQVDAAIARVGAQINAELADRNPVVFCVMNGGLIFSGKLLTHLNFPLEASYLHATRYRNETTGGDLFWKAKPEVSFIDRDVLIIDDILDEGHTLGAIIDFCKHAGARAVHTAVLIDKDHDRKARPDLKADYVGLPCIDRYIFGFGMDYKGYWRNAAGIYAVKGM